The sequence CTGTAACTATATAATTAATTACATCACTCCAGTTTTAATTCCATTAATGCaaaagtatattattattattattattattattattattattattattattattattattattattattattattataattattagttaataattcattttagtAAAAACTATAACTGTATAATTAATTACATGACTCCAGTATTAATTCCATTAATGCaaaagtatattattattattattattattattattattattattgtgatgGTAAGTTGTGTCCAGCACAAGTTCAGCATAAACAGCTCACACCAAGTTAGTgattgtttgttattttattgtctTAAAAAGTTACACGATCCCCGAGGGGCGGGGAAAtcatatacactaaacattgaACACCACGACTACACAAGTAGGGACTTTTCAATATTAcaggctttacaaaaaaaaatccctcttcGAAGTTATTATACTGAGTATGACAGATAAACATCTCTTACAGCTCGACATAACGTCACAATGAGGAACGATGTCTTTCGAGAACGCTAAGAAACCCATCATGATAAGGGAAGACGTCTCATGGACTATCCacatttcatatgaaacatgttcAGTATAAACACAGCATCCGTCGTGGATGGCTCGTCTGGTTGTTGGTCTTGTTTACAGCCGTTACACATCAGGCATTTAGTGCAAACTTTTTCAAAAATCGCCGTTCTCTCCACTATTCTCTCCGTCATCTCAGGAAAGTCacgcttcagtgtgtgtgtgtgtgtgtgtgtgtgtgtgtgtgtgtgagtgttaggaAGCAGAATGCAGAGCGCTGGCCTcatctctctgacacacacacacacggtggaTAGAGAAAGGAAAAGGTTTCAAATTAAacttattaacaaataaaagatCTTCCTTAAAAGGCTCATTATAGCAGTGTTCAGGAACCTGGAGAATTGattcaaataaaacaatattttaatacTACTCGTGTGAAATCAGGTCAGGATTGGCGTATGCTAATATTTCATGACTGCCCGAGAAGTCAGTTTGGGCCGTGTGAAAATCCCTGAAAGAAATAGTgcaagaaaatatatatatatatatatatatatatatatatatatatatatatatatatatataaaaacacccTTGTAgtcaataaaaacatgtttggtgtcttatttttcagtttttgtaCTGGATCTTTGAGGCTCAAGAACATTGAGCATGTAAATCAAATAGGAAAATGCTTTAAGTAAAAGAAAGTTTTCAATTTTAACTTTCAAACTTTCACAGCATCCACAGTTTTCTCACACCGTCCCGTACTAATCAGCCTAGATGTGGATACAATCACGGTCAAATATCAAGACATTGATCTTTGTTTGTAATTCTTTTAATATAAAGCACCCATTTTTAGTCCACATGGAGCGAGAGTGATCAATAAACATGTCCATAAACACAAAAGTGTAGACTTAAGTGCAATACTGTATGCGTGTGAGCCATAATACAACGCTCACGCTCGAAAGCTTTTCCACTTGTATGCAATCATCCGATGCTCCTCTGACCTACAATTTCAACATACGAGACGGAATTCCAAAAGGCTCGCCGTCGTCCATTTTTTTCCTAACTAACAGTGTGTCATACAGTGTCAGAAACCATGTGTTACATGAGATGCTGAACAACTCGACACCGTTAGCCTGGAGAGTAATACCTAAAAGCCTAAAAGGTTAagacaccaaacatgtctcgGATACTAACTCAGGAAAAGTGTGTGAGCTGGAGAAAAGAAATTCTATAGGAATGCAAGATAAAGGTGTAGCTGTTCAAAGCAGATGATTAAAGGAGATCTGTATTCTTTCAAGCTCGTGATCGTAAAGAATTGTAAATTCGATTTCTAGCACTTGTAACATTAGCACCTTCACCGTCTGTCTCGGCTCAGAAAGCGCCCACAGCTCAGTCACAGATTGCAAGCTGCAAAACCGTGGGCTTGACCAAATGGAAGAAACGCCATTCGTGTCACTATTCGCCATCGTACATCGTACAAATGTGGaggtagcagtgtgtgtgtgtgtgtgtttgtgtgaatgtgtgtgtgtggtggtttttgtttttcttccgtCGTCTTGTTCAGTAGTTCAGAGCaccgggtttttttttttaaatagaaaactgACCAGAAAAACAGCTGGTGGGGAGGATCCATATTTCTGTCCTGTCCTAGCTACAGAGCCAAGAGGAGAATAGCACCTGTTGTATCAAAATTCGTATGAATTTGTCAAGggtttgcttttgtttgttttatttttttacacaatgGATGCTTGATGCGTATGTATGAAAAATATtccttttggtatttttttccccccataatGATCACAATTCTGCTATAAACAGAAGGGTTTTTGTAAAACCGATTGACCGAGGTGTAGGAATGGGATCCGGGTCGTGAGAAAACACCGGTCTCTGCACGGAAACATCTGGAAAGATCTCCATCTTCACGGAACAAGGTGTGGAACTACAATTGACCTGAGAGTAGAGAACCAACACTGAACACGGTAGAGAACGAGTCGCCAGAGGCAAATCTGCAAAAGGGTTACGGAGACCCGTAGCTCCTTAGATCGACAAATTTGAATCGAATCACGAGAGCAGTTTCATACAACAAAGTCattatgaagagtgtgtgtttcttttaaaCCAATACCAAGGTTCCTAAAATAACGTTTTAATGTGTGTGGTTTTCAATTCAATTGACACTGCTTCAGTGCGATTAATGAGTCGTCCCATCTTCCGTGCTCTGGCTCCTCGTCTACACGCTGGTAATAGAGGCCTGTTTCTCTGGACGAGTGGCTGGCGGCTCGGGAACGGGCCGGAAAGAAGGGACGTGGTACGGAGGCGGGGGTCTCTTGGTGCCCATGTGCCTGGGACTCAGAACCATGTTCTGTCGCCGGTTATTGTCCACGTTGCTTGACGTGTTGGAAGCAAGGCTCTCGCGAGTGCTGGGgcccagagagagaaagagaaagaagaagaagaagaagaagaagaggagaaagaaagagagaaagcaaaaggTGTTACGGTGGAGAAAAGATGACTGGGGTTAAACAGTAACAGAGTGATAATGGGGAgatgtggaaaagaaaaaggaaaaggagaggAAATGAAGCTGGACAGGAAAGAACAGTATCAGGTAATTATGGTGAAAAAGTTAAATACtttaattgatttttattcattttagacATCTTGTATATGGATTGTGTGAAGCGTAACAGCATGCAAgtattttgttattaattattatataattaattacgaaattaattatttttttaagcagaTGCAGTCAGCTGATCATAAGCCAAAGTGTCGAGCTTCATaaatacagtgaaattctttatcTTTAATTTTTTAGATTAAAATTTTGAAGTTAAACACTATTTCTTTTACACCATTTTGTAAAAAAATGTTCAGAGTGaagcatttcatttacacatacTGATCCATTTGAAGACCTGCCTAGGATTTGTTATATAAAGTCAGATATACTATTATTTAAGGATAGAATTTTAAGCACTGAAGTGATATCACGATCTGAAAACCAGCATCTGGTGTTGTTCCTCAAACGCTGATTAACGTGCCAATTTGATCAGTTGATGTTTAGAAGAAGCTACTAAAACACTACCACGCTCCACATCGAGCTCAACATGGGCATGAGAACAAAGTGCAGAGCAAAACAAAATCCAAGCAGAAATGGATACATTTCCATTTGTTGAACATCTGGCCGAAATGTGCATCAGAAACCATTTACACCTGGTTTCTTCAGAATTAGgatgaaagaaaacaaatcaaaaccaTGCAAACGTATTTAGCATGCATTAGAAAGAGACGTAAATCTGAGCGAGCCACGTCAAGAGATTTGTTACGGTTGTGTGTTAAAGCCAAAACATCTCAAAACTCCTGCTTTTAAATCAAAACTAATGACAGAAACTGAATTTGTCACGCAAAATTCTGAAAACAAGCAACAACACGTAGTGGTTGTCAAGTGTGCAGATTTGCATGTTAACCGCCTCTGATAACCAACATGACATAATCATGATGCATTAAGTGACCAGATTTACACACAGTATTCCTgaataaactgaatttaaaaaatctgtttacatTAGATGTAATATTCTAGATCTGAAACTGGCTACATTCAGACCTGCAGACCATTTTTACATGACATATGGCTCTCAtattatactctatactctagtTTCTCATATTAAACCTGTAATTAGCCCAATGTTCTTTCGGCTACACTGAACGTAGACGTCGATACAGGAACCATCCCAGAAGGCTCCTGTTTTTTTGGGCGTTTTTCCTCCACAGAAACAGAAGAATTACtgccgcctcctcctcctcctataAGAATACTGGGACCAAAATGCCTAGCAGGATTTAAGACACTACAAGCTGGTTAATTTCACGTCATTTTCAAGAAAAGGTTCGAAAACCACACCAAAGGAATTACAATAACAAAGCACGTCGGCTTGAGGGTGAGAGCTCGTGTCTCCGATCTAACCCGCGCTCCACCTGGAACCAATTAGTGTGGTTTGAATTGAGCACAtccaattattaaaaaaaaagaaaaaaaagaaaagaaaagcaaagaaaagaaaaactcgGGACATCGTGTTTTGattcactgctccagaaccGAGAAGCTCCAATCACATCGTAAAACGGTTGGAAAGTTTGATGATTGAGGTTGGATGCTTTAGTGGCTTTAACCACGCGTTCTGTATACAGTGTGAGTGCGGGATTTCAGGAAGCCTCACTTTTTCCATagtttggtttttgtttgttagaaaaaggaaaagatgaCACTGATGTGGAAGGAAGCTGGCATTTTCTTAATGTGGTATCTGACACTTGTACAAATGGAATGCTTCATGTATGAAATCCTGCACTTGGAATCTGCATGttggaggggtttttttttggggcAAGGGAAGGGTGGAATTAGATCGTAAggacattaaattaaaaatgttctaGAAATTTGATTGaattttttagcttttttgtTAAAtctcaacaaaaacaacacaatcaaGTGGGAATGAATgcaaggtgacacacacacacacacacacacaagacaggGGAATAAACACAGCCAACGGAATACACCATGAAAAAACACAGCTTTGTTTAattcataaaaacaattcacataattaattaaaaaaaaacaagacacagGGCACATTTTTGCTTCCGTGAATGTGTGAAATGTCCAAATTTTTCAAAGCTATACAGCCTCTCTCCAGCACTCCAACTGTACCATTCCTTATCGCTGATGTAATACTCTCACCTTTTGTACCATTATTATAGCTTTACATCCTAGAAAGGTGCATATAGTGTAACTTTAAATTCCCTGGCGTGAGAGCTCGGGTGTGATTCTGTTATCCGATGCTGATATGCAGTGTCTCCTTTCAAAACAGGAAGTTGATGTCATGTTGACgttgtatcgtgtgtgtgttgagatccACCTCACCGAATCTAAACAAATCTGACGGTAGCTTTGGTGAATTCGCTGAATAATACAGAGTACAGAGAGGATTGTGTTGTGGATATCTAACTGCTGCCTTCACCCACGCCTTTTAACTTTAACAAGATCAATATCTGAACAAGATTGCACATGATTTTGTAGTAATTTGGGCCAAAGATGTAGAGCCAGTGAGCTGCTTCTGTAGAGCAACGTTTTACGCAGAGAATTTAACTGGATGGCTACAAGATTAGCATGGGTATGACTCGGCAACAAAAACAAGCAATCGATGTTAACGATGACATTAAAGCGAGAATACACATAACATTTTGATTTCAGGGCCACTTTAAAGCTTTACAATCAATAAAAAAGTTATTTGAGTTTTTTACCACATATCGAAGGTACTGAATATAAAGGCACATCCCTAGAGACGAGGCGAGGTACAGTTTATTTTCAGAGCGAGTACAGCGAGTTCCCACGCTCAAGCGATGGTGCCAGGTTACTAACCTCTTGTTCTATTCGCTCACGAATTCGATTCGATACAACACGATGGGAAATGCGGATTATTAAATTACAACTTGCAAGCAGATGCGAGTAAATCTGACCTGGCCGACTGCATGgaacacattatttaaattttgtttCAAACATTTCACATcccaacttttatttttttggctcaCATTTAAAGACAGCTATTGGATTGTTATGTGGGAATGTCAAAAGAATGTGCAGGCTGTAGTTTGACAGCTTTCAGACATCGGGGAGGCAGTGCCACATATAAAAAGGATGTACTGTCAGGACTTGAGGGCGAGGACACAAACACAGGGGCTAATTCGGAGTTGCACTGTGTGCTCGAGGCATTAATACTTAATTAATACTGTGCTAGAATTCATGCACTTTAGTGATCAAATCCTGTCGTTACAAACACTCTCTTTACATTGCTTGGATTGAGGTTTGTGTGGTGCAGGGAAAACTCACAATTATGCAGGACAGTAACGTGAGAAACCCTGCTTTAGGATATGATAATATAGAGATTATAGATGCTCAGGTACAGTAGCACTTGTGTTTATCGCCAAATTGCAAATGTTTACTTATGaactgtaatattttgttacaTGCCAGAGCACACGATGCAACCAAACCACAATAAACCAAAAGAAATACGAATAACACTCATTGTACAATCTGACAACAGCGACCAATGGTACACACTttaaaaactaacaaaaaaaaaaaaaaacctacaacgtaaacaaaacagaaaatgaaacacaaatAATGATTCAGTTAAAAAGTGTAAACACTTCCAAAACAAAATTGGTAGAGGTATAGACGTAGTACctactttaaaacaaaaaattaaaagtcATGTGACTTAACATTTTAACCATCAAATAAAATTAGATTACATTTGTGAGCTAAACAATTAGGtaggtttatattttattgttattttgtgAGCAAATGTTAGAATGCTGAAACACAGGATGTTTGGCAACCACTGCTTCAGTGACCCAGGACACAAGTCTATCGTTTTGACTTAATATCTGGTGTCCTAAATAGAAAAATGCTCGTTTATATCTATAGCACAAATCAGTCATCCTTATTGCCATTCATGAGAACTGTGACTTAgtacacattatatacacacttGGACCAGGTGAGTGAATTGTGGCCTACCAAGTGCAACAAATAGTGCTTTTCCACTGGACAGTGCAATACCACACCATACTGTTAATCAAAATCTAGAAATAGCTGTATGCTTATGTAAGTGTTCTATGTATGTGTAGCTGCATCGGCATCATTGCTCAGGTAAAAGCTGTGAAAGTGGGTGGAGTTCTGTAAGGGTTGGCCAGAAATTGCTGAAAAATAGCAAAACCTGAGGCAAAAAACAAGTGGTCAGgaagaaaacaggaaaataatcagttgaTACTTTAGTCAAGTATTGACCATTACTAatctgaagttgattattttcataacAGTCtaatttctcttataccacagcaatcaAAAATGACTATTTACGAAATATTACACATCATACGCCGTTCTGTCATTCCCTCACTAGCTTTACTTATTTTTCTCTTGACGTTAATGAACAGAGAACCTGCAAAGCTCTCATTACACCATACTTCTGACTGTTCAAGtttcaacactggagactccttccaaaactCCTTTTTTATGTGGAGTCCGGTATAGGGCCCTGTATAAGTCGTTACTATAAAACAATCAAATACTAGCAAGAGCACATTAAtatgttatagagaattaatcaacacattctgaccaatcagaatcgagaattcaatACCGCTGTGGTATAATGTACCGTACTGTACAGCGCCATCCAGTGGAAAAGTACAAGAGGAGTTGTTGTGCAGagatggtttcttttttttttttttaaatgatgaattATTGCTTTCGTGCAAACATTCTATACCATGTATGGTGGCATGTAATGATGATCTGTAGTCAGAAACCCCTGCTCAACTTATCTTCATGTGCCTACGGTAGTGGCTTGTCTGTAATATCTTGCATATGTGGCTTTTTAATTGTTGTGCCACAGCTACATTAGTGAAGAGAAGTCATTTCACAGTAGTATTAATCTCATTCACAGAGGTTGTTACCACTGAAACAGCATAAGATGTGAACATTCTGGAGTAATTCTAAGATTTTTAGAATGTATGTCAAGgttttttctaaaaaaagaaaatgtcatgttgagtaaaaaaaaatgtgctgaAGTACACTGACACTTTGTCTATTCACAGAATAGCATACTGCTCCAGTTCATGCAGAGGAACTACTCCTGAGTGCCTTACCGTGGGGAATTAAATCCACTGTCCACAGTCACACTGCTGGAGTCCATGCTGTCCAGACGTGTGGAGTGGGCCGACTTCTGGCTGTTGCTGCTCTCGCCCTCTTTGGGACTGAGAAAAGTGAGGTTCTTTTCAAACTTGCGCTGGAGGTCTCGCTCCTTCTCCCGCTCCAGAAGCCACTTCATCGTCCCACCACCTTCCAGAACTTTCTCCTCCACTTTGTTCTTATGGCTGGTGTCCTCAGAGTCGTCGTCTGATACGTTGTAGTAGTCAAAGGTGGTTTCCATACACGACGCCTGCTCTTGAGCGGAGGATGTTGGTACAGATAACGGAAGAGGATCCTCAAAGTGTTCCTGGTTCTCCAGTACCTCCATGGACTTTGAGTGTGGAGATTTGCGCATCGTACCTGGCCTGGAGAAACTGCTTTCCACATAGTCCACAGGTTTGAACAAAGTCTCTTGGTTGTAAACCTCTGCCATTTTGTCCAAGTCACCTGAGTCAGGGTTGTGTTGGTGCATCAAGCGTCCATTGGGCAAAGGCTCTGGCATCTGGTTCGACACCGATAATGTTATACTGTTCTGTCCCATTGTTGAATCGTCATTATACTCTACAGGGCGAGGTGAGGTCAGAATTGGAGCTGTACGTTCAGAAGGAATCCCTTTCCAAACGCCATCTGTAAATTCATGGCTGGATTTTACCAGAGAAGAAGGAGCAGAGTAGGATGCCTCACTCACTGCCGTATGCTGGAAATAGTCATCCACAGATGTTTTTAGGGAGCAGGCCTTAAGCTCAGTGAAGGCCGTTAAACAGTCTTTGCTTTTACTCTTCTCCAGCGTTCTACAGTGCATGGCATCCTCAGGGCCCCCCCTCCCAACGTCAGGCACACAAATGTCAGAGTTTAACCTAGCAGCAGAGTGCATAGCACGAGAGTAGTGGCTCTTCTGGGCAGATGCCCTCAAAGTCCCATCATCAGTGTAATACCGATTCCGGTCATCTGGACTGCACTCAAAATCATCAACAGTGCCTAAGAATGGTCCTCCTAGAGGGCCCTTGGAATTGTCCATGGAGCGTGACCTCTCTTTAGCCTTATCTGACCTTTCATTCCGAGATTTCCTTTCCTGGGTGTGGCTGTGGCTGCGATGGACTTTGGAATGTGACTGTGCCCTGGATGGTTCTGGAAAGGGCATCTCTGTCCTTCTCTTGGCTAGCTCTCCAGACACGTCCCACTCCGGTGCTGTAGTGAAGTGTGACTCCACAATGTTTGGGTTGCTATGCACCATGTATTTTCCCCGGTTCCTCTCCATGGACATCATAGTCTCTCTTGGAGAACGCACCAGAGAGGAGCTGTAGAACCTGTAGTCCCGGTCATAAGATATATCCAGATTAGAGCCTTCAGAGCGTTCCCCTCTAGAGGCACGTGTTTTGCTGTGGGATCGGGAGGATTTGCCCTGTTGGGCCTTGCGATGACTACGGCTGCGTTTGCTGCGAGTGCTCTGTTGAGCTGACGAGTTAGCTTTGCTTCTCTGAGCCTTTTCCTCCTCTAGCCTCTTCATCACGGCTGTATGCCGAGCCAGATTCTCAACTGTCAGGTCTGGGTTGATCCGTCGGATgatctccatctccacatctcgtGGGACAGTGGTAGGTGTCTCCTCGTCCCTTAGAGGCCACTCTTCAGGAGGAAATTGGGCAGAGAAAGTTGCAAGATGCTTCGACTTGTCCTTCTTGAAGCTCAGCCGGAAAAGCTTCAGGCCAAACTTCTTTGATTGCTTCTCACTGCCCCCACCGCTGCTGCTCCCATCCTTCTGCCTGCTGTTGCTACCTTCTGTCTTGAAAGCGAAGCTGAGTGCACTTTTGTTCTTCTCTGAGGActggtgaggaggaggagacactGGATGTGGGGGTTCCTTGTGCTCCTTGGACCTTCTCTGCAATGTGGAGTTGTGTGTATTGGGCATATCCTCCCGGTAGCCATCGCTGTAGGGGTCGGCATGGTTCTTATGGTGTGATCGTTCCCTGACACAGCCTGAGGCAGAGGGCGTCATAGTGCTGGAGGGAGGGGAAGAGCACGGCTGCATACCCCCTGGTATCCTCTCATCCAGATGATACCACTTGCTATTGGTGTGAATGAGGGAGGGTGTGATGAAGTATGTCTGTGGGGTAACAATGAAATAGCCCTCTGGGGTTGGATAAATCTTGCGCTCCCGGACCAGCATGTTGAGAGTATGACGCAGGACCTCAAGGCTTGGAGTTGGGACTCCTGTAGGAAACACACCAAGCAGGTTAAAAGATCTAACTCTAATGACACGGACATGAATAAAGAAacataatacaataacaaaataGCCACAAGCTATTTTGGAGCAAATGACATTTTAAACTATACCTCTTAAAAGGCGTTAAGGAATTAATATAGTGActatgtgatttatttatagGCTGCTGACCTTTGTCTATggcatatatatacatatagggGAGAGAAATTCAAGGGAATGATGACTCTTATGCTCCGTTATGCAAGTCTCAAGCCATAATTATCAGAGTCTATCAA comes from Hemibagrus wyckioides isolate EC202008001 linkage group LG14, SWU_Hwy_1.0, whole genome shotgun sequence and encodes:
- the stox2b gene encoding storkhead-box protein 2 isoform X2, encoding MKKTRSTTLRRAWPSSDFSDRALERTRSRSEKDYRLYKHYPKAFITHSISHSPRIYMPAGDVSPISMSPISQSQFIPLGDILCLAISAMNSARKTVTQETLIEHLATCFPGVPTPSLEVLRHTLNMLVRERKIYPTPEGYFIVTPQTYFITPSLIHTNSKWYHLDERIPGGMQPCSSPPSSTMTPSASGCVRERSHHKNHADPYSDGYREDMPNTHNSTLQRRSKEHKEPPHPVSPPPHQSSEKNKSALSFAFKTEGSNSRQKDGSSSGGGSEKQSKKFGLKLFRLSFKKDKSKHLATFSAQFPPEEWPLRDEETPTTVPRDVEMEIIRRINPDLTVENLARHTAVMKRLEEEKAQRSKANSSAQQSTRSKRSRSHRKAQQGKSSRSHSKTRASRGERSEGSNLDISYDRDYRFYSSSLVRSPRETMMSMERNRGKYMVHSNPNIVESHFTTAPEWDVSGELAKRRTEMPFPEPSRAQSHSKVHRSHSHTQERKSRNERSDKAKERSRSMDNSKGPLGGPFLGTVDDFECSPDDRNRYYTDDGTLRASAQKSHYSRAMHSAARLNSDICVPDVGRGGPEDAMHCRTLEKSKSKDCLTAFTELKACSLKTSVDDYFQHTAVSEASYSAPSSLVKSSHEFTDGVWKGIPSERTAPILTSPRPVEYNDDSTMGQNSITLSVSNQMPEPLPNGRLMHQHNPDSGDLDKMAEVYNQETLFKPVDYVESSFSRPGTMRKSPHSKSMEVLENQEHFEDPLPLSVPTSSAQEQASCMETTFDYYNVSDDDSEDTSHKNKVEEKVLEGGGTMKWLLEREKERDLQRKFEKNLTFLSPKEGESSNSQKSAHSTRLDSMDSSSVTVDSGFNSPRTRESLASNTSSNVDNNRRQNMVLSPRHMGTKRPPPPYHVPSFRPVPEPPATRPEKQASITSV
- the stox2b gene encoding storkhead-box protein 2 isoform X1 — its product is MEPFLQLAPHSLAIVLSRRAPADSRGVTESADPPRHHTGYEVFAEFKALNTEHFWNKMVADAIAETFFLGWLDEHVLLIQGKEEHLEALREAWTRRSLKAPRGFDIKYLGDVSPISMSPISQSQFIPLGDILCLAISAMNSARKTVTQETLIEHLATCFPGVPTPSLEVLRHTLNMLVRERKIYPTPEGYFIVTPQTYFITPSLIHTNSKWYHLDERIPGGMQPCSSPPSSTMTPSASGCVRERSHHKNHADPYSDGYREDMPNTHNSTLQRRSKEHKEPPHPVSPPPHQSSEKNKSALSFAFKTEGSNSRQKDGSSSGGGSEKQSKKFGLKLFRLSFKKDKSKHLATFSAQFPPEEWPLRDEETPTTVPRDVEMEIIRRINPDLTVENLARHTAVMKRLEEEKAQRSKANSSAQQSTRSKRSRSHRKAQQGKSSRSHSKTRASRGERSEGSNLDISYDRDYRFYSSSLVRSPRETMMSMERNRGKYMVHSNPNIVESHFTTAPEWDVSGELAKRRTEMPFPEPSRAQSHSKVHRSHSHTQERKSRNERSDKAKERSRSMDNSKGPLGGPFLGTVDDFECSPDDRNRYYTDDGTLRASAQKSHYSRAMHSAARLNSDICVPDVGRGGPEDAMHCRTLEKSKSKDCLTAFTELKACSLKTSVDDYFQHTAVSEASYSAPSSLVKSSHEFTDGVWKGIPSERTAPILTSPRPVEYNDDSTMGQNSITLSVSNQMPEPLPNGRLMHQHNPDSGDLDKMAEVYNQETLFKPVDYVESSFSRPGTMRKSPHSKSMEVLENQEHFEDPLPLSVPTSSAQEQASCMETTFDYYNVSDDDSEDTSHKNKVEEKVLEGGGTMKWLLEREKERDLQRKFEKNLTFLSPKEGESSNSQKSAHSTRLDSMDSSSVTVDSGFNSPRTRESLASNTSSNVDNNRRQNMVLSPRHMGTKRPPPPYHVPSFRPVPEPPATRPEKQASITSV
- the stox2b gene encoding storkhead-box protein 2 isoform X3, whose protein sequence is MSPISQSQFIPLGDILCLAISAMNSARKTVTQETLIEHLATCFPGVPTPSLEVLRHTLNMLVRERKIYPTPEGYFIVTPQTYFITPSLIHTNSKWYHLDERIPGGMQPCSSPPSSTMTPSASGCVRERSHHKNHADPYSDGYREDMPNTHNSTLQRRSKEHKEPPHPVSPPPHQSSEKNKSALSFAFKTEGSNSRQKDGSSSGGGSEKQSKKFGLKLFRLSFKKDKSKHLATFSAQFPPEEWPLRDEETPTTVPRDVEMEIIRRINPDLTVENLARHTAVMKRLEEEKAQRSKANSSAQQSTRSKRSRSHRKAQQGKSSRSHSKTRASRGERSEGSNLDISYDRDYRFYSSSLVRSPRETMMSMERNRGKYMVHSNPNIVESHFTTAPEWDVSGELAKRRTEMPFPEPSRAQSHSKVHRSHSHTQERKSRNERSDKAKERSRSMDNSKGPLGGPFLGTVDDFECSPDDRNRYYTDDGTLRASAQKSHYSRAMHSAARLNSDICVPDVGRGGPEDAMHCRTLEKSKSKDCLTAFTELKACSLKTSVDDYFQHTAVSEASYSAPSSLVKSSHEFTDGVWKGIPSERTAPILTSPRPVEYNDDSTMGQNSITLSVSNQMPEPLPNGRLMHQHNPDSGDLDKMAEVYNQETLFKPVDYVESSFSRPGTMRKSPHSKSMEVLENQEHFEDPLPLSVPTSSAQEQASCMETTFDYYNVSDDDSEDTSHKNKVEEKVLEGGGTMKWLLEREKERDLQRKFEKNLTFLSPKEGESSNSQKSAHSTRLDSMDSSSVTVDSGFNSPRTRESLASNTSSNVDNNRRQNMVLSPRHMGTKRPPPPYHVPSFRPVPEPPATRPEKQASITSV